GCATACTCTCATTGTCCAAAGGCCACCTTTTCCATTTGAGATAGTGCTGTATATGTAGGATGTTCCAGCGACTGTTAGCTTAAGGAGTTGAGTGTCTGCCTCATAACAGCACAGGATGTTtctattgaataaaattttaatctctTTATTGCAGCCTGGAATTAAAACTCCACTACCTTCAATGTTTCTATTGCTAATTATGGAAATGGTTCTGGAGGTGCAAAATTACTACAGAGGGAGGAATACCATTTGACCCCCAAAGATGGCAATACCCAAAGCAACGTGGTACTACTGAATGGAACTCCATTGCTGCTTACAGAATCATCTGATATACCTACGATGAATCCTAGGCTTGTTGACCCTTCTTTGCCTATAATTGTAGCACCAGATGGAATAACTATTGCAGTTTTAAGAGGCTTCAATGCCCCAGCATGTGCTTAGAAAACTAGTTTAAATGTTagttcttaattatatttttattccttGTTAGTGCATAGTATTTATGTAAATACATACATATTGTTAGATGATCAACATATTTTAGTAGACAAATAACATGTCATTGtaacaaagataaaaaatgTGCAACGTTGTACCTCATGACATTGGAACAAAGATCTCCTTGAAAAGAGCTCATtagaaactaattaataataatataaaaatagtacaTGATAGTTCATAATTGACGATATTGAGccaaattcaattatttatagaaAGCAATATATGTTGCCCTGCAATACAAGACATGACATCAAATCTCTGCTTTTCTTATATCCCTTGGTCGTTAGTCTCAAGAATATGTCCGCCTTAACTTTTGGGCAACAAAAGAAGACTTCTATCCATCTAACCCTTGGTCTGACGAGTTCCTAAAGCAAGGTTCTTATCCACTTCTCAAACTAGAATCCAGTGAAAATTACTACCAAAAGGTCATAATCCTTCTAGGAAAAGAATACTTTACTTGACAAAATATGCCTTTTAAGATACAAACCAGGCTTTGcatgcaaagaaagaatatCCAACTTTGCTTGCACCTTATAGTTATTGCCCATGACCAAGTATAACAAACCTTCGCTTAGCATAGGCTTCTCCTTCAAATAAGCAGGCATCGATGGGGTTCAGGACAATTGTTCAGGAAGTTAACATTTCAGAACTGTTTAGTAGTCAAGAAAAATGGAGCATTTGATCAAGCAAACTACCAGGTAATAGTGTAGCagtttttaatttccttgTGTAACATTTTATGCTCTTGTCTTCTTGAGCTCTGACCATTTCTATTAGGGTGAGATTTACTGGACAGCAAAGCACAGGAGCGCCTGGCAGCTCAAAAGAAAGGAGAATACCCGTCCAGAAAACCCCATCTTTTAAAGAAGGTTACTTTCCAGAAAtcgttgattttttttttcctctacAGGTTTCTTTTCTCAGTCTTATGATTTTCAGGTCTAATGGTTGGTTTTGCAGAAAAGAAGAGACCTCAAAACTGGTTCCGGAGACAGATTTCTTGGAAAATGAATCAAAATCATGATTCCAATGGAATAGAGCGAGCAATAGCTGTTGCAGCAGCTGCATATGTTATTGCATCACTTGAAGAATCAAGCACCCCAGAACAGAAAAAGATTGGTGACGGCACTGAACCTTCTCTGACCCCAATCAAAAGCAGAAAGGAAGAAATAACAGTTTCAAGACCAGAACCAGGTAAACTAAGTATCTATATGTAACTTGTTAAATTGTGATTTACCGCTCTAATCAGGTGAAATTTCAATGACAACTCCAGAAATTGAAGAAAGCAAGGTGCCAGAAACTGCACCTACAGAAGAAAAATCACCGGTGAAGGTTGTTGGTCCTGCTTCGTCAATGAAAAAGGCCCCAACTTTTACTGATAAGCGTGGTTCATCAATGAAAAAGACTCTATCTTTTACTGATAAGCCTGCTTTACCGATGAAAAAAGTTCCAGCTTttgctgaagagcaattgagCAGAAGTGATGACATAGAGCCTGAAAGTTTAAAGCAGAAGACTGCTCAACTTGCCATTAGACCTGAAATTGAAGCACCGAAACCTGACTGGCGTATCCCAACTAAACCTGCAACTTCACCAGCTAAAGTTGACAGGCAGACTTCAACAAAACCTGAAAGTGGAGGAACAGAAGCAGATGCTTGGGAGAGATCTGAACTTGCTAAGATCAAAAAGAAGTACTTgcttccaaaagaaaaaaatttctttgaCCGGCAATTAGAGTCATTTTCTGTTCTtatactaaataataaatataattttcaggTATGATGCGTTGGAGGCCAGAATTCTTTCCTGGgagaacaagaagaagaagaaatctaGACATCGGTTGGACAAATCGG
The Ricinus communis isolate WT05 ecotype wild-type chromosome 1, ASM1957865v1, whole genome shotgun sequence DNA segment above includes these coding regions:
- the LOC8289143 gene encoding remorin 1.4 isoform X2 yields the protein MEHLIKQTTRVRFTGQQSTGAPGSSKERRIPVQKTPSFKEEKKRPQNWFRRQISWKMNQNHDSNGIERAIAVAAAAYVIASLEESSTPEQKKIGDGTEPSLTPIKSRKEEITVSRPEPEIEESKVPETAPTEEKSPVKVVGPASSMKKAPTFTDKRGSSMKKTLSFTDKPALPMKKVPAFAEEQLSRSDDIEPESLKQKTAQLAIRPEIEAPKPDWRIPTKPATSPAKVDRQTSTKPESGGTEADAWERSELAKIKKKYDALEARILSWENKKKKKSRHRLDKSEGELERKRLKALERFRSEVEDVNQIAEGARSKARKEQQNEELKAKEKANKCRKAGKVPTTCFGF
- the LOC8289143 gene encoding remorin 1.4 isoform X1, translated to MEHLIKQTTRVRFTGQQSTGAPGSSKERRIPVQKTPSFKEGLMVGFAEKKRPQNWFRRQISWKMNQNHDSNGIERAIAVAAAAYVIASLEESSTPEQKKIGDGTEPSLTPIKSRKEEITVSRPEPEIEESKVPETAPTEEKSPVKVVGPASSMKKAPTFTDKRGSSMKKTLSFTDKPALPMKKVPAFAEEQLSRSDDIEPESLKQKTAQLAIRPEIEAPKPDWRIPTKPATSPAKVDRQTSTKPESGGTEADAWERSELAKIKKKYDALEARILSWENKKKKKSRHRLDKSEGELERKRLKALERFRSEVEDVNQIAEGARSKARKEQQNEELKAKEKANKCRKAGKVPTTCFGF